From the genome of Mastomys coucha isolate ucsf_1 unplaced genomic scaffold, UCSF_Mcou_1 pScaffold6, whole genome shotgun sequence, one region includes:
- the CUNH2orf50 gene encoding uncharacterized protein C2orf50 homolog, with amino-acid sequence MGSQHTGLSKTSPAGYQPPPTRQLVSISAARGDGPAASRALLGGCQGTPALGVQQDQLWRELVEAEARGQRRWAENWGFLKDYDPLGNKKEPQELPAKVPFFPDTFPCSTSREVGSRVDTPLGRALSHMDFFFVEGTRKRKPEDELQPL; translated from the exons ATGGGCAGCCAACACACAGGGCTATCAAAAACCTCACCAGCTGGGTACCAACCGCCCCCTACCAGGCAGCTTGTCTCCATCTCCGCGGCCCGGGGGGATGGCCCTGCAGCAAGCAGGGCTCTCCTGGGTGGTTGCCAGGGCACCCCAGCCCTGGGTGTGCAGCAGGACCAGCTGTGGAGGGAGCTTGTGGAAGCCGAAGCACGAGGCCAGCGGCGCTG GGCTGAGAATTGGGGTTTCCTGAAAGACTACGACCCTCTG GGAAATAAGAAGGAGCCTCAGGAGCTGCCTGCCAAGGTGCCCTTCTTCCCAGACACCTTCCCCTGCTCCACCAGCCGGGAGGTGGGCAGCAGGGTGGACACACCCCTGGGGAGAGCCCTCAGCCACATGGACTTCTTCTTTGTGGAAGGCACTCggaagaggaagccagaggatgaGCTACAGCCACTGTAG